A stretch of Desulfofalx alkaliphila DSM 12257 DNA encodes these proteins:
- a CDS encoding ABC transporter ATP-binding protein: MISLRNVNKSLGGVRVLKDLSFDVEDGQIVCILGPSGCGKTTTLHILAGLVQPDYGEMVGLSGVQTSYAFQEPRLLPWKTVEENLHFVLIGQIPMPQRQQVINRYLDLVGLSQYRNYYPHALSGGMKQRLSLCRAFAFPHQLLLMDEPFKSLDAPLRLALVRETCRLWDINKSSIVFVTHDVAEALLLGHKILVYSNKPTAVRQQFEIATPHRERDLSEKQLAHLYSQLLSILEKEYF, translated from the coding sequence ATGATATCCTTGCGGAATGTAAATAAATCCCTTGGCGGCGTAAGGGTCTTAAAAGACTTGTCCTTTGATGTTGAAGATGGGCAAATAGTATGTATATTGGGGCCGTCCGGTTGTGGTAAAACCACAACGCTACATATATTGGCAGGCTTAGTGCAGCCAGATTACGGCGAAATGGTTGGTCTTTCCGGGGTGCAGACCAGTTATGCTTTTCAAGAACCGCGACTGCTGCCCTGGAAAACGGTGGAAGAAAACCTGCATTTTGTTTTGATTGGCCAAATACCCATGCCCCAAAGGCAGCAGGTGATAAATCGGTATTTAGACCTGGTTGGCTTATCCCAATATCGCAATTACTACCCCCACGCCTTAAGTGGGGGTATGAAACAGCGTTTATCTTTATGTAGGGCCTTTGCCTTCCCCCATCAATTGCTGTTAATGGACGAACCCTTTAAGTCTTTGGATGCACCTTTAAGGCTGGCCCTGGTTAGGGAAACGTGTCGATTATGGGATATTAATAAAAGCAGCATTGTTTTTGTTACCCATGATGTGGCAGAAGCCTTGTTGCTGGGCCATAAAATACTGGTATACTCTAACAAACCCACTGCAGTACGGCAGCAGTTTGAAATCGCCACTCCCCACAGGGAGCGTGATTTAAGTGAAAAACAGCTGGCTCATCTATACAGCCAGCTGTTATCAATACTGGAAAAAGAATATTTTTAA
- a CDS encoding ABC transporter substrate-binding protein: MALILTLVAGCGSEKEQEQAETKQPDKIVIQAPAAPPTAPLLQMLANEPFDDEVEIELLLYKSVEEATSRIVKNEADFTVLPVNVASKLYNKDIDISLANVNTWGILYLLSTDSSINEWTDLVNTELYVGAQGASPDIITRYLLAANKVSEDELSLNYMNSPEIAQMMIQGLIDHAVLPEPLVTNVLNNAESVEIIFDYNQQWQLAEGENTRLPQTGIVVQNSFAENYPDALNTIQNAYQQALEQTVDNPSLVAPLVEEHFGIPGPVFEQSMTRINLAYADGQQAKEDVENYLSKLLEFSPEMVGGKLPDEKFYLAK; this comes from the coding sequence ATGGCTTTAATCTTGACATTGGTTGCCGGCTGCGGTTCAGAAAAAGAACAAGAGCAGGCAGAAACAAAACAGCCTGATAAGATTGTTATTCAGGCGCCCGCTGCCCCACCCACTGCACCCTTGTTACAGATGCTTGCCAACGAGCCCTTTGATGATGAGGTGGAAATTGAACTGCTATTATACAAGTCAGTGGAGGAGGCCACTTCACGAATTGTAAAGAATGAAGCGGATTTTACTGTTTTACCCGTCAATGTGGCATCTAAACTATATAACAAGGATATAGACATATCCCTTGCCAATGTCAACACCTGGGGCATCCTATACCTGCTGTCCACAGATAGCAGTATTAATGAATGGACTGATTTAGTAAACACTGAGCTATATGTGGGCGCCCAGGGTGCCAGTCCGGATATTATTACCCGTTATCTCTTGGCAGCAAATAAGGTGTCGGAGGACGAATTATCTTTAAACTATATGAATTCTCCGGAAATTGCTCAGATGATGATTCAAGGCTTAATTGACCATGCCGTTCTCCCCGAACCCTTGGTAACCAATGTATTAAATAACGCTGAATCAGTTGAAATAATTTTTGATTATAATCAACAATGGCAATTAGCTGAAGGTGAAAACACCCGGCTGCCCCAAACGGGTATAGTGGTGCAAAACTCCTTTGCCGAGAATTATCCCGATGCTTTAAACACTATTCAGAATGCATATCAGCAGGCACTGGAGCAAACTGTAGATAATCCTTCTTTGGTGGCACCGCTTGTGGAAGAGCATTTTGGTATTCCCGGGCCGGTCTTTGAGCAGTCCATGACACGCATTAACTTGGCCTATGCTGACGGACAGCAGGCCAAAGAAGATGTGGAAAACTATTTATCTAAGCTGTTAGAATTCTCTCCTGAAATGGTGGGAGGAAAATTACCCGATGAAAAATTCTACTTGGCTAAGTAA
- a CDS encoding ABC transporter permease → MKNSTWLSKGLPLLSLLFLVCLWQILSFFYKPVILPSPIETLQALHNLYDSGKLFEHASNTIVRGLAGFALAVVVGVPLGLFMGLNSVIGKLIQPYVVTIQVIPIISWLVLAMIWFGSDKVPIFVVFITTLPLVIINIVQGVQNVNPHFTEMAKLFLVDKKRLIFEVYLPQVIPYLIAAMSAALGTTWKAVAMAEFLSAHRGIGAGMHTARTNLETPEVFAWTLLLVVLGLLTDRGLQAINKRLSTWRYAK, encoded by the coding sequence ATGAAAAATTCTACTTGGCTAAGTAAGGGCTTGCCCCTTCTTAGCCTGCTGTTTTTAGTCTGCCTGTGGCAAATACTGTCTTTTTTTTACAAGCCGGTCATTTTGCCCTCTCCAATAGAGACCTTGCAGGCCTTACACAATTTATATGACAGCGGCAAATTATTTGAGCATGCCAGCAACACCATTGTAAGGGGATTGGCAGGGTTTGCACTGGCAGTAGTGGTAGGCGTACCATTGGGTTTGTTTATGGGCTTAAATTCTGTCATTGGCAAATTAATCCAACCATATGTGGTTACTATTCAGGTTATACCTATCATCTCTTGGCTGGTGCTGGCCATGATTTGGTTTGGATCAGATAAGGTGCCGATATTTGTGGTTTTTATAACCACTTTACCGCTGGTCATCATCAACATTGTACAGGGTGTACAAAACGTCAACCCGCACTTTACTGAAATGGCTAAACTCTTTTTGGTGGACAAAAAACGTTTGATTTTTGAAGTATACCTACCCCAAGTAATCCCCTATCTTATTGCAGCCATGTCTGCTGCCTTGGGTACAACTTGGAAAGCAGTGGCCATGGCTGAGTTTTTAAGTGCCCACCGGGGTATCGGTGCCGGTATGCACACCGCCCGCACCAATTTAGAAACGCCTGAGGTATTTGCCTGGACCCTGCTGCTGGTGGTGTTAGGACTGTTAACCGATCGCGGTTTACAAGCAATTAATAAACGGCTGTCCACTTGGAGGTATGCAAAATGA
- a CDS encoding nitroreductase family protein encodes MELVEAIKSRRSVRRFTDKSVDDAIVQELIELAAWAPSASNQQPWGFLVLKDKDELKSLSEQAKKDWLADMDRYPHMHKYRKIMEDENYNIFHNAGTVIVIYGNTDTAWYIYDCSLAAQNLMLAAHDRGLGTCWIGFAHRILDTPEFKEKYNIPKKYSVVAPLILGYPEKEPGDGPPRKELLIFSS; translated from the coding sequence ATGGAATTGGTAGAGGCGATAAAAAGCAGACGCAGTGTACGTAGATTTACAGACAAATCGGTTGATGATGCCATTGTGCAGGAACTCATTGAGTTGGCAGCGTGGGCGCCCAGTGCGTCTAATCAGCAACCCTGGGGTTTTTTAGTGTTAAAGGATAAGGATGAGCTAAAAAGCTTATCTGAGCAAGCAAAAAAAGATTGGTTAGCTGATATGGACAGGTACCCACACATGCATAAGTATAGAAAGATCATGGAGGATGAAAATTACAATATTTTTCACAATGCCGGCACAGTAATTGTTATTTACGGCAACACCGACACTGCTTGGTATATATACGACTGCAGTTTGGCCGCCCAAAACTTAATGCTGGCCGCCCATGACAGGGGTCTGGGCACATGCTGGATAGGCTTTGCCCACAGAATTCTTGATACACCGGAATTTAAAGAAAAATATAATATACCGAAAAAATACAGTGTGGTGGCGCCCTTAATACTGGGTTACCCCGAAAAAGAGCCCGGCGACGGCCCGCCAAGAAAAGAGCTTCTTATTTTTTCATCATAA